A window of the Arenibacter algicola genome harbors these coding sequences:
- a CDS encoding VCBS repeat-containing protein: protein MGKLIIRGSLILTVALLLGSCSQKKEVDKVVEGNGDSLFSLLASEKTGIDFVNKVVNQKNFNIFKYRNFYNGGGVAIGDINNDGLPDIYLTGNMVPNKLYLNKGGLQFEDISEKAGVQGNKPWSTGVTMVDINNDGLLDLYVSNAGNMEGNNHDNDLYINNGDLTFTEKAAEYNLAKTGFSTHATFFDYDKDGDLDAYILNNSNVPVSSLGYAEQREVRAQDWAGVPDIFKGVGDMLLRNDNGKFVDVSEKAGIYGSLIGFGLGVMVSDINGDLYPDIYVSNDFYERDYLYINQKDGTFKEEIEQWTSHLSLSAMGIDMADINNDGYADIFITDMLPEGDQRVKSVMEFEGYNVFKLKQSKDFYQQYIQNTLQLNNGNNTFSEIAYYSGVAKTDWSWAGLMFDMDNDGLKDIYITNGINHDLTDLDFVDFFANEIIQEMALTGEKQSIDSIIAKMPIAPQPNYAYRNNGDITFSNETKNWGLELPSMSNGAAYGDLDNDGDLDIVVNNVNMEAFVYENHSEKKSGNNYLKLKFEGRDGNKFAIGTTVKLYFDNQVIVQELMPSRGFQSSVDYVMTIGLGKNTSIDSLQVIWPDDQTQKFNNIKTNQFLTLKNSEAQDIFVPNNKSVNPLLKELASSKLLVHKENNYNDFDYEGLISKMLSQEGPALAVADVNGDGNEDVFIGGGANQAGVLYLHKGNGNLTASVQKAFEKDVALEDTAAAFLDVDGDGDMDLLVGNGGNQVGDEKLYRARLYINNGKGVFEASSQILPSTFKNIAVIAPHDFDNDGDMDVFIGSRNVVGNYGLDPDHLFLENKGDGTFADATERLAYDTKQAGMVTDAIWVDMDGDKKKDLITVADWGRPIIYKNSGKRMSKMNTALDSLTGWWNVVSAEDLDNDGDYDLILGNQGNNVPYSCSRENPMKLWVNDFDNNGTIEQITTRNFEGKDYPIHQKKELTTQMVALKKQNLKASEYAKRTIGELFSGETFDKSIVKEGTIQESVIAINEGGGKFTIKKLPGRVQLSCVCGITCTDVNGDGYLDLIMGGNNFEFKPQYSRLDANFGSILLGNEKLDFKWQNYDESGFLIKEEVKHIEQFQDSNGKRFVIAAINDNKPKVFALDE, encoded by the coding sequence ATGGGTAAACTTATAATAAGGGGAAGCCTTATTTTAACGGTAGCACTATTGTTGGGGTCTTGTTCCCAAAAAAAAGAAGTTGATAAAGTGGTCGAGGGTAACGGGGATTCCTTATTCTCTTTATTGGCCTCGGAAAAAACAGGTATCGACTTTGTAAACAAGGTGGTGAACCAGAAAAACTTTAATATTTTTAAGTATCGAAATTTCTACAATGGCGGCGGAGTGGCAATTGGTGATATTAACAACGATGGCCTGCCCGATATTTATCTTACCGGGAATATGGTTCCCAATAAACTGTATTTGAACAAAGGGGGGCTCCAATTTGAGGATATTTCCGAGAAAGCGGGGGTACAGGGTAATAAACCTTGGTCTACAGGGGTAACCATGGTAGATATTAATAATGATGGCTTATTGGATCTTTATGTAAGTAATGCGGGTAATATGGAGGGTAATAACCATGACAATGACCTGTATATAAATAATGGAGATCTTACCTTTACCGAGAAGGCAGCTGAGTATAATTTGGCCAAGACCGGTTTTTCTACACACGCCACATTTTTTGATTACGATAAGGACGGGGATCTGGATGCCTATATCCTAAATAACAGTAATGTACCCGTAAGTAGTCTTGGCTATGCGGAACAACGCGAGGTAAGGGCCCAGGATTGGGCCGGAGTACCCGATATCTTTAAGGGTGTGGGTGATATGCTCCTTAGAAATGACAACGGCAAGTTTGTGGATGTTAGTGAAAAAGCTGGCATTTATGGAAGTTTAATAGGCTTTGGACTTGGGGTAATGGTCAGTGATATAAATGGGGACCTCTATCCGGATATCTATGTTTCAAATGATTTTTACGAAAGGGATTACCTCTATATCAATCAAAAGGATGGAACTTTTAAGGAGGAAATTGAACAATGGACCTCCCATTTAAGTTTATCCGCAATGGGAATAGACATGGCCGATATAAACAATGACGGCTATGCGGATATCTTTATTACGGATATGTTGCCCGAAGGGGACCAAAGGGTGAAATCTGTCATGGAGTTTGAAGGCTACAACGTTTTTAAATTAAAGCAGAGCAAGGATTTTTACCAGCAGTACATACAGAACACCCTTCAATTAAATAATGGAAATAATACGTTTTCCGAGATAGCCTATTACAGTGGCGTTGCCAAAACCGATTGGAGCTGGGCCGGACTAATGTTCGATATGGACAATGATGGTTTAAAGGATATTTATATAACCAATGGGATTAATCACGATCTAACGGATCTGGATTTTGTTGACTTCTTTGCCAACGAAATTATCCAGGAAATGGCACTCACAGGGGAGAAGCAATCCATAGATTCCATTATAGCCAAAATGCCCATTGCCCCCCAGCCTAACTACGCCTATAGGAACAATGGTGACATAACATTTTCCAATGAAACCAAAAATTGGGGCTTGGAATTGCCCAGTATGTCCAATGGAGCTGCATATGGTGATCTAGATAATGATGGAGATCTGGATATTGTGGTAAATAATGTTAATATGGAGGCCTTTGTCTATGAGAACCACAGCGAAAAAAAGTCCGGAAACAATTATCTTAAATTAAAATTTGAAGGCAGGGACGGGAACAAATTTGCCATTGGTACTACCGTAAAACTTTATTTTGACAACCAGGTAATTGTACAGGAATTAATGCCTTCCAGAGGGTTTCAATCTTCGGTAGACTATGTAATGACCATTGGTCTGGGGAAGAATACCTCCATTGATTCCCTACAGGTAATTTGGCCCGACGACCAGACCCAAAAATTCAACAATATTAAAACCAATCAATTCCTGACCCTTAAGAATTCCGAGGCCCAGGATATATTTGTGCCGAATAATAAAAGTGTTAATCCACTCCTAAAAGAATTGGCCAGTTCCAAGCTTTTGGTGCACAAAGAGAATAATTACAATGACTTTGATTACGAGGGGCTGATTTCTAAAATGCTTTCCCAAGAAGGACCGGCCTTGGCTGTGGCGGACGTTAATGGTGATGGTAATGAGGATGTTTTTATTGGAGGTGGGGCCAACCAGGCAGGGGTACTCTATCTTCATAAGGGCAATGGAAATTTAACGGCCAGCGTGCAAAAAGCCTTTGAAAAAGATGTGGCACTAGAGGATACCGCGGCGGCTTTTTTGGATGTAGATGGTGATGGGGATATGGATCTTTTGGTAGGTAATGGCGGAAATCAGGTAGGTGATGAAAAACTCTATAGGGCTAGGCTATATATTAACAATGGAAAAGGGGTTTTTGAGGCTTCATCCCAAATTTTGCCAAGTACCTTTAAAAATATAGCCGTGATTGCGCCCCATGATTTTGATAATGATGGGGATATGGACGTCTTTATAGGTTCTAGGAATGTTGTAGGGAATTATGGTTTGGATCCGGACCATTTATTCCTTGAAAATAAGGGAGACGGTACTTTTGCGGATGCTACAGAACGTCTGGCTTACGATACCAAACAGGCTGGCATGGTAACAGACGCTATATGGGTAGATATGGACGGTGACAAGAAGAAAGATTTAATAACCGTGGCAGATTGGGGCAGGCCCATAATCTATAAAAACTCCGGCAAGAGAATGTCCAAGATGAATACTGCATTGGATAGTTTAACAGGATGGTGGAATGTAGTAAGTGCAGAAGATTTGGACAATGATGGCGATTATGATTTGATTTTGGGAAATCAGGGGAATAATGTGCCCTATTCCTGCTCTAGGGAAAATCCCATGAAATTGTGGGTCAATGATTTTGATAATAATGGGACCATTGAACAAATTACCACGCGAAATTTTGAAGGGAAGGACTATCCCATTCATCAAAAGAAAGAGTTGACGACCCAAATGGTGGCCTTGAAAAAGCAAAACCTCAAAGCTTCCGAATATGCGAAAAGAACGATCGGGGAATTGTTTTCTGGCGAAACCTTTGATAAATCCATAGTAAAGGAGGGCACTATACAGGAATCGGTAATTGCCATTAATGAAGGGGGAGGAAAATTTACCATAAAAAAGTTACCAGGGCGGGTACAATTGTCCTGCGTTTGCGGAATTACCTGTACCGATGTTAATGGCGACGGCTATTTGGACCTGATTATGGGCGGTAATAATTTTGAATTCAAACCTCAATATTCACGCCTGGATGCCAATTTTGGAAGTATACTTTTGGGCAATGAAAAATTGGATTTTAAATGGCAGAATTACGATGAAAGCGGGTTTTTAATAAAAGAGGAGGTGAAACATATTGAACAGTTTCAGGACAGCAATGGTAAACGGTTCGTAATTGCCGCCATTAATGATAACAAACCAAAAGTTTTTGCACTGGATGAGTAG
- a CDS encoding solute:sodium symporter family transporter, with protein sequence MLGILSFVGFTLLVALIAYLATRKTDESSSDGYFLGGRSLTAGVIAGSLLLTNLSTEQIVGLNGSAYTDGLSVMAWETLAAIAMVVTAVFLLPRYLKGGLTTIPQFLAKRFDVTTKTITSGLFLTGYVVVLLPVILYSGSVAISGMFNVPELLGVSDSTALVLCIWGIGVIGSIYAVFGGLKAVAVSDSINAVGLIVGGILIPIFGLMAIGDGNMFTGLDNLITSDAARFDSTGEAGQEVPFSTIFTGMMLVQLFYWGTNQQIIQRALGAKNLAEGQKGLLLASFLKILGPLILVLPGMIAYYYFDGSLASSDLAYPELVRAVLPKPLVGFFAAVLFGAILSSFNSVLNSSVTLFGIDIYKQHINKEAPEKTVVKYGKIFGICLALAAMFIAPMIANAGSLFNYLQEINGIYSIPIFTIIVVGYLTKRVPAIAAKIGIFSGSLLYIISQFILKGQFVEKALESAKASGITDPAALKLVEADAYPHFLHIMAILFVTNAAIMLVIGKFYPRKEDFELEYTKQVSIEPYKYVNHVGIAICVIVIGIYIYFAK encoded by the coding sequence ATGTTAGGAATTCTTTCTTTCGTAGGCTTTACCCTTTTAGTGGCACTTATAGCCTACTTGGCTACCCGAAAAACTGATGAAAGTTCCTCCGACGGTTATTTCTTGGGAGGCAGAAGCCTTACCGCCGGAGTAATAGCAGGTTCTTTACTGTTAACAAATCTTTCTACGGAACAAATTGTAGGTCTTAACGGGAGTGCCTATACCGATGGTTTATCGGTAATGGCCTGGGAAACCTTGGCCGCAATTGCCATGGTAGTAACGGCCGTATTTCTCTTGCCAAGGTATTTAAAAGGAGGACTTACCACCATTCCACAATTCTTGGCAAAAAGATTTGATGTAACTACCAAAACCATTACCTCCGGTCTCTTTTTAACCGGCTATGTGGTAGTACTTTTACCTGTTATCCTATATTCCGGATCCGTAGCAATAAGTGGTATGTTCAATGTTCCCGAACTTTTGGGGGTTTCAGATTCCACCGCCTTGGTATTGTGTATTTGGGGAATTGGAGTCATTGGGTCTATTTACGCAGTTTTTGGTGGACTTAAAGCTGTTGCAGTTTCGGATAGTATTAATGCCGTTGGCCTCATTGTTGGGGGGATCTTAATACCCATTTTTGGATTGATGGCCATAGGGGACGGAAATATGTTTACCGGTCTTGATAATTTAATTACTTCGGATGCGGCTCGATTTGACTCTACCGGTGAAGCCGGACAGGAAGTGCCATTTTCTACGATTTTCACAGGAATGATGCTGGTACAGCTTTTTTATTGGGGCACCAACCAACAGATTATCCAAAGAGCTTTGGGAGCCAAAAATTTGGCCGAGGGTCAAAAGGGATTATTGTTGGCTTCTTTTTTAAAGATTCTGGGTCCCTTAATTTTGGTGTTGCCCGGAATGATTGCCTACTATTATTTTGATGGCAGTTTAGCTTCCAGTGACCTTGCCTATCCAGAATTGGTACGTGCCGTATTGCCTAAACCTTTGGTCGGATTTTTTGCAGCTGTCCTGTTCGGGGCCATATTGAGCTCCTTTAACAGTGTGCTCAACAGTTCGGTAACCTTGTTCGGAATTGATATATACAAACAGCATATAAATAAGGAAGCCCCTGAAAAAACGGTGGTAAAATACGGTAAGATATTTGGTATTTGTTTGGCATTGGCCGCCATGTTCATAGCGCCAATGATAGCCAATGCAGGTAGCCTGTTCAATTACCTTCAGGAAATAAACGGTATATACAGTATTCCTATTTTCACGATTATTGTGGTGGGCTATTTAACCAAGAGAGTGCCTGCCATAGCGGCCAAAATAGGGATCTTTTCAGGATCTTTATTATATATTATAAGTCAGTTTATCCTTAAGGGCCAGTTTGTGGAAAAAGCGCTGGAATCGGCCAAGGCCTCAGGCATTACCGACCCTGCCGCATTGAAATTAGTAGAGGCCGATGCTTATCCGCACTTTTTACACATCATGGCTATTTTGTTCGTTACCAATGCCGCAATAATGCTTGTTATTGGAAAATTTTACCCAAGAAAAGAAGACTTTGAATTGGAATACACCAAACAGGTTTCTATAGAGCCCTACAAATATGTAAACCATGTAGGGATTGCCATTTGCGTTATAGTAATTGGAATTTATATTTATTTTGCCAAATAG
- a CDS encoding RagB/SusD family nutrient uptake outer membrane protein, translated as MNIQKYMKPFFGSIFVLVGLVGCTNLEIEETDSIITKATSGGFTPVANPASSLSDLYNKVGGDFASQETMYAMSEVTTDELLIPTRGTDWGDNGIWRQLHTHTWTPAHLFIKNAWNNLNQNVFRASEIIESSPSAEVLAEAKYLRAFNMFFLMDFFGSVPFREVDEGPEINPRVLTRSEAFSFVESDLLAALPGLPDGSPGTANTGTATKAAANFLLAKLYLNSHIYNGGTADDANMQKVIDAVDEIADLGFGIETGYFQIFESSDDIETIFFLKSDIGARIWNSMHYNMNSPDNTGGGWNGFSTLAEFYDSFEGDPNTNYVGDGQEERRGWVPDASNADNINLGLGYGFLINQQYNEDGTKLKNRQGGDLILKKELTSLVGNGEADGVRILKYHPNDGGEINSFRQHQILFRYSDAHLMKAEAMMRMGGDITSMVNELRQARTNTPDLPSVTEDVLLAERGRELYIEFWRRNDLVRFDKFTAPWGLKEVTGDPNLNLFPIPETALLSNPNLVQNPGY; from the coding sequence ATGAACATACAAAAATATATGAAACCCTTTTTCGGCTCCATATTTGTATTGGTAGGCCTTGTTGGCTGTACCAATTTGGAGATAGAAGAAACGGATTCGATCATAACTAAGGCCACTAGTGGCGGTTTTACACCAGTGGCCAATCCGGCCTCCTCTCTTAGTGACCTTTATAACAAAGTGGGTGGAGATTTTGCATCCCAAGAAACCATGTACGCCATGTCCGAAGTAACAACGGACGAGTTGTTGATTCCAACACGTGGAACCGACTGGGGTGATAATGGAATTTGGAGACAGTTGCATACCCATACCTGGACCCCTGCGCATTTGTTTATAAAAAATGCCTGGAACAATTTAAATCAGAATGTATTTAGGGCAAGCGAGATTATAGAAAGTAGTCCGAGTGCAGAAGTATTGGCGGAAGCCAAATACCTAAGGGCATTTAATATGTTTTTTCTTATGGACTTTTTTGGATCCGTGCCTTTTAGGGAAGTGGACGAAGGTCCTGAAATTAATCCAAGGGTGTTGACTAGAAGTGAGGCTTTCAGCTTTGTAGAGTCGGATTTATTGGCGGCATTGCCAGGCTTGCCCGATGGTAGTCCAGGTACTGCTAATACGGGAACAGCTACAAAGGCGGCGGCAAATTTTCTTTTGGCCAAATTATACTTGAATTCCCATATCTATAACGGGGGCACCGCGGATGATGCCAATATGCAAAAAGTAATAGATGCTGTTGACGAAATAGCGGATTTGGGCTTTGGAATAGAAACGGGGTATTTTCAAATATTCGAATCCTCGGATGATATTGAGACCATTTTCTTTTTAAAGAGTGATATTGGAGCGAGGATATGGAACAGTATGCATTACAATATGAACTCCCCTGACAATACAGGTGGTGGCTGGAATGGGTTTTCTACCTTGGCCGAATTCTATGACTCTTTTGAAGGCGATCCCAATACCAATTATGTAGGTGATGGCCAAGAGGAACGTAGAGGATGGGTGCCAGATGCGTCCAATGCGGATAATATTAATTTAGGTCTGGGATACGGCTTTTTGATCAATCAACAGTACAATGAAGACGGGACTAAATTGAAAAATAGACAGGGTGGCGATCTAATATTGAAAAAAGAGTTGACCTCCTTGGTAGGAAATGGAGAAGCTGATGGTGTAAGAATTCTAAAATACCACCCGAATGATGGAGGGGAAATTAACTCTTTTAGACAACATCAGATTCTTTTTAGATATTCCGATGCCCATTTGATGAAGGCAGAGGCCATGATGCGTATGGGAGGGGATATAACTTCAATGGTCAATGAATTGAGACAAGCTAGAACGAATACCCCAGATTTACCCAGTGTTACAGAGGATGTATTATTGGCAGAAAGAGGTAGGGAGCTATATATAGAATTTTGGAGAAGGAACGATTTGGTTCGATTTGATAAATTTACCGCTCCTTGGGGTTTAAAGGAAGTAACGGGAGATCCAAATCTGAATCTTTTCCCTATCCCGGAAACGGCTTTGCTTTCCAATCCCAATTTGGTTCAGAATCCAGGTTACTAA
- a CDS encoding SusC/RagA family TonB-linked outer membrane protein, translated as MKLKLLKSFLLFGTFLCFGLASAQEVSGTVSDSSGPLPGASVVVKGTTTGAQTDFDGNFTISDVDASAILVFSYIGYKTQEVAVGNQTTLNIMMEEDAQALQEVVIIGYGTTTVKDATGAVSAVTSEDFNGGVISSPEQLIQGKTAGVQISQGSGEPGSGVAIRIRGTSSVRSNNDPLFVVDGVPLPSGGSSSEGTDIGVGSSSARNPLSFLNPNDIESMSILKDASSTAIYGSRGANGVVIITTKSGKGGAQGGTWEFSSDLSFSSPANDFDLLNRSEFLSAVSAFGGTATDLGNDTDWQSLVTRNSSSTNNNLAYSQNYGSGNVRATFNYGKQFGIVPKSSQERVTGRINLSQRVFDDKLRLDLQTTLSRVNDEAPPLSGSAGSTGDMLGAAYSANPTWPASSSFNPGDRINPLNLLENWQSLTYTDRFLINFSASYDIVEDLTAKATVGYDKSNSTREAELGSKSFNVGRGAGGNGRGTINDLDLENRLLELTLSYKKEFDNSVLDVLGGFSYQDFNTQGRNVEGWGYSTTNLNSMARNLTDAASKIESMISGSYQQYGYSSGGDADLFVNRLFPEPVSDRLGEITIPVKSIFTNTFDNTDELQSFFARANYSIASKYLFTATVRADGSSRFGENNRYGIFPSAAFGWKINEEDFMGDAMSTLKLRLSYGITGNQDGLGYGRFARRERYSTTTNGDPNISDGGAVNVPGISTVEFANPDLKWEETTQYNVGLDFGFANDRFNGSIDVYRKETRDLLLNIEAAQPSPQPTFFQNLDAVVLNQGAEFSLNYDILQGEDYSWTAGFNVAYNKNEITDFDGEIAAGTIRGAGLSNAFAQRLASGQPLYSFYLREFTGFDANGNPVHEGGVDNQQFVGKSALPDFTGGFSTSANYKNWSASMYFNGQFGNYIYNNTANAFFTGGAIGSGNNVTQNVVELAGQEGRFAEASVSTRFLEKGDFVRLQTASISYDVPLKDGLFKSMRLSLTGQNLFVITDYSGLDPEVSVAPASAALLNGLPIAGIDYSAFPRPRTYTLGFNVTF; from the coding sequence ATGAAGCTTAAATTACTTAAAAGCTTTTTGCTATTTGGAACATTTTTGTGTTTTGGATTAGCTTCAGCTCAAGAGGTGTCAGGTACTGTATCTGATTCCAGTGGCCCCTTACCGGGAGCCAGTGTCGTGGTAAAGGGAACTACCACTGGCGCACAAACGGATTTTGATGGTAATTTTACCATAAGTGATGTGGATGCAAGTGCCATCCTTGTTTTTAGCTATATCGGCTACAAAACACAGGAGGTGGCAGTAGGTAACCAGACCACTTTAAATATTATGATGGAAGAAGATGCACAGGCCTTGCAGGAAGTAGTGATCATTGGTTATGGTACTACAACTGTTAAGGATGCTACCGGTGCTGTTTCCGCAGTAACTTCCGAGGATTTTAACGGAGGGGTTATTTCGTCTCCCGAACAATTGATTCAGGGTAAAACCGCTGGGGTTCAAATTTCCCAAGGAAGTGGTGAGCCTGGTTCTGGTGTTGCTATCAGGATTAGGGGTACTTCTTCGGTTAGATCCAATAACGATCCCTTGTTCGTGGTCGATGGTGTTCCACTTCCTTCTGGAGGCAGTTCTTCTGAAGGTACGGATATTGGTGTAGGATCTAGTTCGGCGAGAAACCCGCTAAGCTTTTTGAATCCAAATGATATTGAGAGCATGAGTATCTTAAAGGATGCATCATCAACTGCTATTTATGGTTCCAGAGGTGCCAATGGGGTGGTTATCATTACTACCAAGAGCGGTAAAGGCGGAGCACAGGGAGGTACTTGGGAGTTTTCTTCCGATCTAAGTTTTTCTTCCCCCGCCAATGATTTCGATTTATTGAATAGGAGCGAATTCCTATCTGCTGTTTCTGCCTTTGGAGGAACTGCTACCGATTTGGGGAATGACACGGATTGGCAATCATTGGTAACTAGAAATTCATCTTCTACCAATAACAACCTTGCCTACTCCCAAAATTATGGATCGGGTAATGTGAGGGCTACATTCAACTATGGGAAACAATTTGGGATTGTACCAAAATCCTCACAGGAGAGGGTTACTGGTAGAATTAATCTTTCCCAAAGAGTTTTTGACGATAAGTTAAGGTTGGATTTGCAAACTACCCTTTCAAGGGTAAATGACGAGGCACCGCCATTGAGTGGTAGTGCTGGATCTACTGGGGATATGCTGGGTGCAGCTTATTCTGCCAATCCTACCTGGCCTGCTAGCAGTAGCTTCAACCCAGGGGATAGGATCAACCCATTAAACTTGTTGGAGAACTGGCAGAGTTTAACCTATACAGATCGTTTTCTGATCAATTTTTCGGCCTCATATGATATTGTTGAAGACTTGACGGCCAAAGCTACCGTAGGTTACGATAAATCCAATTCTACACGTGAAGCTGAATTGGGGAGTAAATCCTTTAATGTAGGCCGTGGTGCCGGTGGTAATGGTAGAGGTACCATAAACGACCTTGATTTGGAGAATAGGTTATTGGAATTGACATTGTCTTACAAAAAAGAATTCGATAATTCGGTACTGGATGTGCTGGGAGGTTTCTCCTATCAGGATTTCAATACCCAAGGTAGAAATGTTGAAGGTTGGGGTTATTCCACAACCAATTTGAACAGCATGGCCAGGAATTTAACTGACGCGGCCAGCAAGATTGAATCCATGATTTCTGGCTCTTACCAGCAATATGGTTATTCTTCTGGTGGTGATGCCGATCTTTTTGTAAACAGACTTTTTCCAGAGCCGGTTTCAGATCGCCTTGGGGAGATTACCATTCCAGTAAAATCTATTTTTACCAATACTTTTGATAATACGGACGAGTTGCAATCCTTTTTTGCCAGGGCCAATTATAGTATAGCTAGTAAGTATCTGTTTACGGCAACGGTAAGGGCCGATGGTTCTTCTCGTTTTGGTGAAAATAACCGATATGGTATTTTTCCATCCGCAGCTTTTGGTTGGAAGATAAATGAAGAAGATTTTATGGGCGATGCCATGTCTACCTTAAAACTTAGGTTGAGTTATGGTATTACAGGTAACCAGGATGGTTTGGGATATGGTCGTTTCGCTCGTAGGGAAAGATATTCCACTACTACCAACGGTGATCCAAATATAAGTGATGGAGGGGCCGTTAACGTTCCTGGTATTTCAACCGTGGAGTTTGCCAACCCCGATTTAAAGTGGGAGGAGACTACCCAATATAACGTAGGTTTGGATTTTGGGTTTGCCAATGATCGCTTTAACGGATCGATTGATGTATATCGTAAGGAGACTAGGGACTTACTGCTTAATATAGAGGCAGCACAACCTTCCCCTCAGCCTACTTTTTTCCAGAATTTGGATGCCGTTGTGTTGAATCAAGGAGCTGAATTCTCCCTAAATTACGATATTTTACAAGGAGAAGACTACAGTTGGACTGCTGGGTTTAATGTAGCATATAATAAAAATGAAATTACAGATTTCGATGGAGAGATTGCCGCAGGAACCATTCGTGGCGCCGGTCTATCCAACGCTTTCGCCCAACGCTTGGCCTCAGGACAACCCTTGTATTCCTTTTATTTAAGGGAGTTTACAGGCTTCGATGCTAACGGTAACCCAGTACATGAAGGCGGGGTGGATAACCAACAGTTCGTGGGTAAAAGTGCATTACCGGATTTCACAGGAGGTTTCTCTACCTCTGCGAATTATAAAAACTGGTCGGCCTCCATGTATTTTAATGGTCAGTTTGGCAACTACATTTATAATAACACCGCCAACGCCTTTTTTACGGGAGGTGCCATTGGGAGTGGTAATAATGTAACCCAGAATGTGGTGGAATTGGCAGGACAGGAAGGCAGATTTGCAGAAGCTTCGGTTTCTACAAGATTCTTGGAGAAAGGAGATTTTGTGAGACTGCAAACAGCTTCCATTTCGTATGATGTTCCCTTAAAGGATGGCTTGTTCAAGTCTATGAGACTTAGTCTTACAGGTCAGAACCTTTTTGTGATTACAGATTATTCCGGTCTTGATCCAGAGGTGAGTGTGGCGCCTGCAAGTGCTGCCCTATTAAATGGTCTGCCTATTGCGGGTATAGACTATAGTGCCTTCCCAAGACCCAGAACATACACATTAGGATTTAACGTAACTTTTTAA
- a CDS encoding LacI family DNA-binding transcriptional regulator produces MKRKITLKHIARELGVSISTVSKALKNSEEIGSDTKEKVQAFAKLYNYKPNNIAISLKNKRTKNIGVIIPDIVHHFFTTVFRGIEKYANAKGYNVIVCVSDESFDKEVINMELLANGSIDGFIMALSSGTQLKNDYNHLKEVTEQGIPLVLFDRVAEDIKCDKVIINDKKGAYNAVTKFIKDGRKRIALITSEDYISVSRERAAGYKEALSDNGIEYNEDLILKFPSMEINENTIEDFFEREKVDAVLSVNEIFAIHSMRYVQSKGLKIPEDISFIGFTDGLLSKYASPGLTAIAQHGEQMGEIAAEILIDKVENDMEEETYVTRVLEPTMIERGSTVN; encoded by the coding sequence TTGAAAAGAAAAATCACCCTCAAACATATTGCAAGGGAATTAGGGGTTTCCATTTCTACGGTTTCCAAAGCATTGAAAAATAGTGAGGAAATTGGATCGGACACAAAAGAGAAGGTCCAGGCTTTTGCCAAGTTATACAATTACAAGCCCAACAATATTGCTATCAGTTTAAAAAACAAGCGGACTAAAAATATTGGGGTCATTATTCCGGATATTGTACATCATTTTTTTACCACAGTTTTCAGGGGAATTGAAAAATACGCCAATGCCAAAGGCTATAATGTCATCGTCTGTGTCTCCGATGAATCTTTCGACAAGGAGGTTATAAATATGGAACTGCTTGCCAATGGGAGTATAGACGGGTTTATTATGGCCCTTTCTTCCGGTACACAATTGAAGAACGACTACAACCATTTAAAGGAGGTTACCGAACAGGGCATACCCTTGGTATTATTTGATCGTGTTGCCGAAGATATAAAATGCGACAAGGTAATCATCAATGATAAAAAGGGTGCATATAACGCAGTAACCAAATTTATAAAGGACGGCAGGAAAAGAATAGCCCTAATTACTTCTGAGGACTACATAAGTGTAAGCAGGGAAAGAGCTGCGGGGTATAAGGAAGCATTGTCCGACAATGGCATAGAATACAATGAAGATCTGATATTAAAATTTCCTTCCATGGAAATCAATGAAAACACCATTGAAGATTTCTTTGAAAGGGAAAAAGTAGACGCCGTGTTGAGCGTAAATGAAATATTTGCCATTCACAGTATGCGCTATGTACAAAGTAAAGGCTTAAAAATTCCTGAGGATATTTCCTTTATTGGTTTTACAGATGGGCTTCTCTCTAAATATGCCTCCCCTGGACTTACCGCTATTGCCCAACACGGTGAACAAATGGGAGAAATAGCGGCAGAAATTCTTATAGACAAGGTAGAAAACGATATGGAGGAAGAAACCTATGTTACAAGGGTTTTGGAACCCACCATGATAGAACGCGGATCAACCGTTAATTAG